Part of the Desulfobacterales bacterium genome, ACAGGTCAGCAGAAACTGATATTATTCAAAAAAATATTGTTCATGATAATGAACTATGAAACAGCAGAGTGAACTGAAAGTCATTTCAGAAAGAACGGCAAATGCTGTCGGGCGTTATACCCAATGAGGATTCCAACCGTGAATCACAACGCAGTTCTTGTTATCGGCGGCGGAATTGCAGGGATGCAGGCCTCCATCGACCTGGCCAACATGGGGATTCAGGTGTATTTGGTGGAGAAGACCCCCAGCATCGGCGGTCGCATGGCCCAGTTGGACAAGACCTTTCCCACCAATGACTGCGCCATGTGTATTCTGGCGCCCAAGATGATCGAATGCGCCAATCATGAGAATATCAAACTGCTGACCTACTCGGAACTCGACAGCCTGACCGGCAGGACCGGAAAATACAAGGCCCGTATTATTCGCAAAGCCCGTTTCATTGATGAAGACAAGTGCGTGGGTTGCGGCGACTGTTTAGACGGGTGCCCGATAACGGTCAGCGACAATTTTAACGCAGGGCTGGGCCAACGCAAGGCCATCCACAAATACTTTCCCCAGGCCGTACCGTCTACCTTTACCATCACCCGCCGGGGAACAGCGCCCTGCAAGGCCGCCTGCCCGGCGCATATCAGTGTTCAGGGGTATATCGCACTGGCGGCCCAGGGCAGGTACGATGAAGCGTTGAAGTTGATCAAGGAACAAAATCCGCTCCCGGCTATTTGCGGCAGGGTGTGCCACCACCCCTGTGAATCGGTCTGCACGCGGGGACAGCTGGATGAGCCGGTGGCCATCGATTCCATCAAGCGCTTCGTCGCGGACAGGGAACTTGATGCTGAAAAAAGATACATTCCTGAAATAAAAAACACGAAAAATGAAAAGGTTGCCGTCATCGGTTCGGGCCCGGCCGGGCTTTCCTGCGCCTATTATCTGGCCCGGGAGGGATATGGGGTAACCGTTTTTGAAAAGCTGCCCATTCCCGGCGGAATGCTGTCGGTGGGCATACCGGACTATCGCCTCCCCAGAGATGTTATTGCTGCCGAGATTCAGATTATCCGGGACATGGGCGTCGACATCCGGACCGGGGTGGATGTCGGCAGGGACATCACCATCCAGCAGCTTCGCAAAGAAGGCTATTGCGCCATCTTCCTGGGAATCGGCGCCCAGGAATGCAAGCTCATCGGGATTGAAGGCGAAGACCTGGAGGGGGTGTTCTCCGGCGTTGATTTTTTAAGGGATTTCAATCTGGGCAGATCGATTTCCCTATCCGGCAAACGCATTGCGGTCATCGGCGGCGGGAACGTCGCCATGGATACGGTGAGGACAGCCCTGCGCCTGGGCGCTAAAAAGCCCTTTATCATCTACCGCCGCAGCATCGAAGAGATGCCGGCCAATGCAGAAGAGATCGAGGAATGCAGGGAAGAGGGGATTCAGCTCCTGACGCTGACGAGTCCGACGCGCATCATCGGAGAGGCCGGCAAGGTCATTGCCATCGAGTGCTTGAAAATGAAACTGGCTGAACCGGATGCCAGCGGGCGCAGACGCCCGGTTGCCCGGCAGGGAACGGAATTTATCATTAAAGTGGACGGGGTTATCCCCGCCATCGGCCAGGAATCCGACTGGTCCTGTCTGGGGCCGGAATGCGCCTGCACCCTTTCGGACTGGGGCACGATGAAAGTGGACCCGATCACCTTGCAGACCGATGATCCGGATATTTTTGCAGGCGGCGATGCTGTCACTGGACCGAAAACGGTCATCGAAGCCATTGAAGCCGGCAAACAGGCGGCTGTTTCCATCGATCGGTTTATCCGCAGTGTCGACCTTCGCGAAAATCGCGATGTCCAATGGCCTGCGGCACTGAACATTCCCACCGAGGGATACGATCGCATTCCCCGCAACCGCATGCCGCTGCAGAAGCCGGCCAAGCGGCGCAAAAACTTTTCCGAAGTTCAACTGGGTTTCACGGAAGCCCAAACCCTGGCGGAGGCCAAGCGGTGCATTTCCTGCGGGATTTGTTCGGAATGTTACCGGTGCGCACAGGCCTGCAAGGCGGAAGCCGTCAATTTCAGACAAACGGACAGACCGGTCGATCTGGATGTGGGCGCTGTGATTCTGGCCACCGGGCTTGACCTTTACGATGTCTCTGCTCTGGCCGAATATGGCTGGGGCCAAATAGCCAATGTTATTACGGCCATGCAGTTTGAACGAATGATCTGCGCGTCCGGACCGACCCAGGGGCACCTGAAACGTCCGTCGGACGCAAAGGAGCCGAAAAAACTGGCCTTTATCCAGTGTGTGGCGTCTCGCGATGTCCGCCATCAAAAATATTGCTCGTCTGTCTGCTGCATGCATGCAACCAAGGAGGCTGTTCTGGCCCGGGAACATTACCCGCAGCTGTCTTCAACCATCTTTTATATGGATATGCGGGCGGTGGGAAAGGGGTTTCAGGAGTATATCCAAAGAGCCAAAAGTCAGTACGGAGTGGAATACATCCGTGCCCGACCGGGCCGGGTGACTGAAAACAGCACCAACCACAACCCGGTCATCCATTTCGAGGATACCGTCAACCGGAAACTGGATGCCCGTGAGTTTGACATGGTCATTCTGGCCCAGGCGCTCATACCGAGTGTCGGCAACGCCGGGCTTGCCCAAAAACTGGGCATTGAAATCGACGATTACGGTTTCATCGTCAGCCCGCAGCAATTAAAGAACCCCTTTGGCACCTCCCGTGAAGGGATTTTCGGCTGCGGTTTCTGTCAGTCTCCCATGGACGTGCCCGATTCGGTTGTCCGGGCATCGGCTGCAGCCGCCAAGGCGGCGGAAGTACTGGCAATGGGCGGTGTATCGTTTCAGTCGCCTGATAATATAATTCCAGCGCATAAAACCAGGGCATCAGGAAAAGGCGGGGATTAACTGGATTCGTCTTTGAATTTTGGTTATTGGAATTTGTTTGATATTTAGAATTTGACATTTGGTATTTCAATAAGTGAGGGGGATTCCAATAAAGCAAATCTTCCAGGGGATAACCGAAGCCTGGCCTTCTGGATCAGAATTCATTAACCGGTTGGATTGTTATGTCTCTTAAAATCGGCGTATTTGTCTGCAATTGCGGAACCAATATCGGTGGTACGGTCAATGTGCCCGAGGTGGTAAGGTACGCCGAAACCTTGCCGGATGTCGTTTGCGCCCAGGGAAATCTTTACACCTGCTCGGAGGACGGTCTATCGGCCATTCGTAAAAAGATCGAAGAGCAGGACCTTAACCGGGTGGTGGTGGCCTCCTGCACACCGCGGACCCATGAGCCTCTTTTTAAAAAAAACTGCGAGCTGGCGGGCCTCAACAAATATCTTTTTGAATTTGTCAATCTCAGGGAGCATTGCTCCTGGGTTCACCTGGGTCGGCCGGTTGAAGCTACCGCCAAGGCCAAGGACCTGGTTCGAATGGGTGTGGCCAAGGTCAGCCTGCTCACTGCCCAGCAGGATCAGTCTACAGCGGTAACGCCGGCCACACTGATTATCGGCGGTGGTATTTCAGGGGTTTCAGCGGCATTGACACTAGCGAATCAGGGCTATCGGGTAGAAGTTGTTGAAAAGAAAAAAAGACTGGGGGGGCTTTTACAGGATGTCAACACCCTTTTTCCG contains:
- a CDS encoding NAD(P)-binding protein produces the protein MNHNAVLVIGGGIAGMQASIDLANMGIQVYLVEKTPSIGGRMAQLDKTFPTNDCAMCILAPKMIECANHENIKLLTYSELDSLTGRTGKYKARIIRKARFIDEDKCVGCGDCLDGCPITVSDNFNAGLGQRKAIHKYFPQAVPSTFTITRRGTAPCKAACPAHISVQGYIALAAQGRYDEALKLIKEQNPLPAICGRVCHHPCESVCTRGQLDEPVAIDSIKRFVADRELDAEKRYIPEIKNTKNEKVAVIGSGPAGLSCAYYLAREGYGVTVFEKLPIPGGMLSVGIPDYRLPRDVIAAEIQIIRDMGVDIRTGVDVGRDITIQQLRKEGYCAIFLGIGAQECKLIGIEGEDLEGVFSGVDFLRDFNLGRSISLSGKRIAVIGGGNVAMDTVRTALRLGAKKPFIIYRRSIEEMPANAEEIEECREEGIQLLTLTSPTRIIGEAGKVIAIECLKMKLAEPDASGRRRPVARQGTEFIIKVDGVIPAIGQESDWSCLGPECACTLSDWGTMKVDPITLQTDDPDIFAGGDAVTGPKTVIEAIEAGKQAAVSIDRFIRSVDLRENRDVQWPAALNIPTEGYDRIPRNRMPLQKPAKRRKNFSEVQLGFTEAQTLAEAKRCISCGICSECYRCAQACKAEAVNFRQTDRPVDLDVGAVILATGLDLYDVSALAEYGWGQIANVITAMQFERMICASGPTQGHLKRPSDAKEPKKLAFIQCVASRDVRHQKYCSSVCCMHATKEAVLAREHYPQLSSTIFYMDMRAVGKGFQEYIQRAKSQYGVEYIRARPGRVTENSTNHNPVIHFEDTVNRKLDAREFDMVILAQALIPSVGNAGLAQKLGIEIDDYGFIVSPQQLKNPFGTSREGIFGCGFCQSPMDVPDSVVRASAAAAKAAEVLAMGGVSFQSPDNIIPAHKTRASGKGGD